One genomic region from Bacillus horti encodes:
- a CDS encoding ABC transporter ATP-binding protein produces MIRKLYRLWPNPKILLRMGGLHTVMAILQGLLLGLLVPILRALLQAEPDFVAATPWLVIGAVGLLVYWILSVISTPVGFTASIELAAQLRRHLMNHVTTLPLGWFTTNRKARLARAVTADAGNIAHLAVVIGAPSITASLVPLTIVVVTFVVDWRIALLFLAIVPIAWLTLRRAGRIASIAEIELEEAATEIAGRSIELGQAQPVLRAAGQGSTGSIRMRTALDEHRETYRRGLRRSMVPDLTYTAVVMGGFIAILILCVQLLLSGSLTVAETVALLVLAVRFLEPLGTLIELIGALRAMENAVARVQSILKTSALPSISKPVRQLKEASIEFRDVTFSYGDTTALSNVSFQCRPGSTTALVGPSGSGKTTVTRLIARFFDTDKGSIQVGGVDVRHLDHTILLNDIAIVFQEVYLFDATIEENLRLACPEATKEELEKAARSARLDKVIARLPDGWNTRVGEAGAQLSGGERQRVSIARAFLKKARIVLIDEAASALDPENERAIAEAIGNLAKDRNRTVIVIAHRPSTLSTADQVIALDAGRVFETGTPSELRQAGGIFARLYDQYSRARSWHISTKA; encoded by the coding sequence ATGATTCGCAAGCTTTATCGACTATGGCCAAATCCTAAAATCTTACTGCGAATGGGAGGACTGCATACCGTCATGGCGATCCTCCAAGGTCTCCTGCTTGGTCTACTGGTTCCCATTTTACGTGCTCTACTGCAGGCTGAGCCCGATTTTGTCGCTGCCACACCTTGGCTGGTTATAGGGGCAGTGGGGCTACTAGTTTATTGGATTCTTAGCGTCATCTCTACCCCTGTTGGCTTCACCGCCAGCATAGAGCTAGCTGCACAGCTTCGTCGTCATCTAATGAACCATGTTACCACGTTGCCTCTAGGCTGGTTTACGACCAATCGTAAAGCACGACTTGCCCGCGCCGTCACGGCAGACGCCGGGAATATTGCCCACTTGGCCGTAGTCATCGGAGCGCCATCGATTACTGCGTCACTTGTCCCTCTTACGATTGTCGTCGTTACTTTTGTGGTGGACTGGCGTATCGCCTTACTTTTTTTGGCTATTGTTCCTATCGCCTGGCTGACACTGAGACGTGCAGGGCGTATCGCCTCCATTGCTGAAATTGAACTCGAAGAAGCGGCGACAGAAATTGCAGGAAGGTCTATTGAGCTAGGGCAGGCTCAACCAGTGTTGCGGGCTGCCGGCCAAGGGAGCACGGGGAGCATACGAATGAGGACCGCGCTGGACGAACACCGAGAGACGTATCGCCGAGGGCTTCGTCGATCGATGGTGCCTGATCTAACCTATACGGCCGTTGTCATGGGTGGTTTTATTGCCATCCTGATCCTTTGTGTCCAATTGCTTCTTAGCGGATCTTTAACTGTTGCCGAGACCGTTGCCCTGCTAGTGCTTGCGGTTCGTTTTCTAGAGCCTCTTGGCACACTTATTGAGCTTATAGGTGCACTGCGTGCGATGGAAAACGCTGTTGCCCGTGTCCAGTCTATTTTAAAAACTTCAGCACTTCCTAGCATCTCTAAGCCTGTACGTCAGCTTAAGGAAGCAAGTATTGAATTCAGAGACGTCACCTTCTCTTATGGTGATACGACTGCCTTGTCAAATGTATCCTTCCAATGTCGCCCAGGAAGCACCACAGCATTGGTTGGCCCGTCTGGGTCTGGTAAAACGACCGTGACACGACTTATTGCTCGTTTCTTTGATACGGATAAAGGAAGTATACAGGTAGGTGGTGTGGATGTTCGCCATCTTGACCATACTATTTTATTAAACGATATTGCCATTGTTTTTCAAGAGGTCTACCTCTTTGATGCCACTATTGAAGAGAATCTTCGCTTAGCTTGTCCTGAGGCCACGAAGGAAGAGCTCGAAAAAGCGGCTCGCTCAGCACGTTTAGATAAGGTTATTGCCAGGCTGCCTGATGGCTGGAACACACGGGTTGGTGAGGCTGGAGCCCAATTGTCCGGTGGTGAACGCCAGCGCGTTTCCATTGCCCGTGCATTCCTTAAGAAAGCACGTATTGTACTTATTGATGAAGCAGCATCAGCACTTGATCCAGAGAATGAGCGTGCCATCGCTGAGGCGATTGGCAACTTAGCTAAAGATAGGAACCGAACAGTAATCGTTATTGCCCACCGTCCATCAACTCTCTCTACGGCCGATCAGGTGATTGCTCTTGACGCTGGAAGGGTCTTTGAAACGGGGACACCGTCAGAGCTTCGTCAAGCAGGTGGCATTTTTGCTCGACTATACGACCAATATTCACGTGCTCGGAGCTGGCATATTTCCACTAAAGCATGA
- a CDS encoding Fur family transcriptional regulator: MTNAKLKLLENTTQEIIKKGHRMTERRAIIIELFLEKNGYLTAEEVYLLMKKKRAKMGISTVYRTLELLSELNFLQRCMDNREARYCLNKKCGLRGRT; the protein is encoded by the coding sequence ATGACAAACGCTAAGCTTAAATTACTCGAAAACACAACTCAAGAGATCATTAAAAAAGGTCATAGAATGACGGAGCGGCGCGCGATTATCATCGAACTGTTTTTGGAAAAAAACGGCTATCTAACGGCAGAGGAGGTCTACCTGCTAATGAAAAAAAAGCGTGCTAAAATGGGGATATCGACTGTTTACCGTACGTTAGAGCTGTTAAGTGAGTTGAATTTTCTTCAGCGGTGTATGGATAATAGAGAAGCGAGGTATTGTCTAAATAAAAAGTGTGGTCTTAGAGGCAGGACATAA